The proteins below are encoded in one region of Thermodesulfobacteriota bacterium:
- a CDS encoding VCBS repeat-containing protein: MKDIIHSTIKILFLSFIFILLSNIHLLAEEPKRVALIPFKMNAEKDLTFLRDGIYDMLSSRLSIPDRVQVIEREETEKAFETVTGPVNEITAQRIGEKLNADFVLFGSLTIFGSSVSIDAKMIDVSGSKPVFPFFDQSQGMDEVIPKINLFARDINEKVFGRFIPLSKRPVPSQTKQPQAQQDQPNTRIHPEKLLEKDGMVGDDRSTGESSPFIMSPERKERSPVFWKSTNYRHLINGIAIGDVNGDGKMETVVITPHDVLLYRHKNNRLGPAEKIVENETNYFIGVDAADINGNGYAEIFVTGLNPQKNSVRSFVVEYNGQAYTRIVNRSYWYYRVVEVSGAKSLLLGQKNNTVDPFSGKTYHMHWDNDEYVPGNRVKTSPRSNLMGLTLGNILKSGEDAVVSYSDSDKIQIIDRSGKEIWKGSDPFGGSTLYFSVPIANPGDIENRKYLPMRILVWDSNADGTPEVITVKNEGQISRITTQFRKFSKSHIESLDWDGLGLRPFWKTRSISGHIRDFAIADFDNDGKKELVAAVISKEGTIIATTPKSAIIAYEIGK, from the coding sequence TTGAAAGATATAATCCATTCAACAATCAAAATCCTTTTTTTAAGTTTTATTTTTATCCTATTGTCAAATATTCATTTATTGGCGGAAGAGCCGAAAAGAGTCGCTCTCATTCCCTTTAAGATGAATGCTGAGAAAGACCTAACATTTTTAAGAGATGGCATCTATGACATGCTTTCATCCCGCCTTTCCATTCCAGATAGAGTACAGGTGATCGAGAGGGAGGAAACTGAAAAGGCCTTTGAAACGGTTACCGGCCCTGTCAACGAAATAACGGCCCAGCGGATCGGAGAAAAACTGAATGCAGATTTTGTCCTTTTCGGCAGCCTCACGATTTTCGGCAGCAGTGTAAGTATTGATGCCAAAATGATAGATGTCTCGGGAAGCAAGCCTGTCTTTCCCTTTTTCGACCAGAGCCAGGGGATGGACGAGGTCATCCCGAAAATCAACCTTTTTGCCCGGGATATCAATGAAAAAGTTTTCGGCCGTTTCATTCCTCTCAGTAAACGTCCTGTCCCTTCTCAGACGAAACAGCCCCAAGCCCAACAGGACCAGCCGAACACCCGTATCCATCCGGAAAAACTTCTGGAAAAAGACGGGATGGTTGGTGATGATAGAAGCACCGGAGAAAGTTCACCCTTTATTATGTCTCCAGAACGCAAGGAAAGATCACCGGTATTCTGGAAGAGTACCAACTACAGGCATCTGATCAACGGCATTGCCATAGGCGATGTGAACGGGGACGGCAAAATGGAAACGGTCGTCATAACCCCCCACGATGTCCTTCTTTACCGACATAAAAATAATCGTCTTGGCCCTGCCGAAAAAATAGTTGAAAACGAGACTAACTATTTTATCGGAGTGGATGCGGCTGATATTAACGGCAACGGATATGCGGAAATCTTCGTAACCGGCCTGAACCCCCAGAAAAACAGCGTCCGCTCCTTTGTAGTGGAATATAACGGACAAGCCTATACGAGGATTGTTAATCGGAGCTACTGGTATTACCGGGTGGTTGAGGTTTCCGGGGCGAAAAGCCTCCTGTTGGGACAGAAAAACAACACGGTCGATCCTTTTTCAGGGAAAACCTATCACATGCATTGGGATAACGACGAATACGTTCCGGGGAATCGGGTCAAAACATCACCTCGCAGTAATCTCATGGGACTGACGCTTGGAAATATTTTAAAAAGCGGTGAAGATGCCGTTGTATCCTACAGCGATAGTGATAAAATACAGATTATAGACCGGTCAGGCAAGGAAATCTGGAAAGGGAGCGACCCTTTTGGCGGGAGTACGCTCTATTTTTCCGTACCGATAGCCAACCCGGGGGATATCGAAAACCGGAAGTATCTGCCGATGCGCATCCTGGTATGGGACTCCAATGCGGATGGGACACCCGAGGTCATCACAGTGAAAAACGAAGGACAAATATCCCGAATAACCACACAGTTTAGAAAATTCTCAAAATCCCACATCGAATCTCTTGACTGGGACGGTCTGGGACTAAGGCCCTTTTGGAAAACACGCAGCATTTCAGGCCACATTCGGGATTTTG